One part of the Hydra vulgaris chromosome 01, alternate assembly HydraT2T_AEP genome encodes these proteins:
- the LOC136075059 gene encoding uncharacterized protein LOC136075059, whose translation MYKQISSEEAGDRNLKKEESLFITCLAPLELSGFCNNKKVLLWRNEKPSTAYCRPIRFSFQNESKAVVIEEAKYLESEIKKCGVFNFTFNGKELVVKSIIELTMIDGKIQTILSHVTNSTQCCSVCGVSPKNMNNLEMVLKLDNSNNLELKYGLSSLHAWIRFFEMVLHIGYKLETQKWQSRAIEDKENVMQVKKRIQTEFMNQMGLVVNFPKSGGSGTSNDGNTARRAFANYQSTAKILKVDETLLFYFYIILVTLSSGFEIDTVKFKEFCITALKLYISKYSWYYMAQSVHKILVHGHAIIARQYLPIGLMSEEAQEACNKDFKKFREDFSRKTSRIDTNRDLVNRLLVSSDPVITSLRKGHKKNGKSLKKYPSEVLALLRESAPPSSFSL comes from the exons ATGTACAAGCAAATTAGTAGTGAGGAAGCTGGAGAtcgtaacttaaaaaaagaagaatctCTGTTCATTACCTGCTTAGCACCACTAGAACTCAGTGGTTTctgtaataacaaaaaagtactATTATGGCGAAATGAAAAGCCATCTACTGCATATTGTCGTccaataagattttcttttcaaaatgaaaGCAAAGCAGTTGTTATAGAAGaagcaaaatatttagaatctgaaatcaaaaaatgtggtgtttttaattttacttttaatggaaaGGAACTGGTTGTCAAAAGTATTATTGAACTGACCATGATTGATGGCAAAATTCAAACTATTCTGTCTCATGTGACTAACTCAACTCAATGTTGCTCTGTGTGTGGTGTGTCTCcaaaaaacatgaataactTAGAAATGGTGCTGAAATTGGACAATTCTAAtaatttagaattgaaatatgGTCTTTCTAGCCTGCATGCCTGGATTAGGTTTTTTGAGATGGTATTGCATATTGGATATAAACTAGAAACTCAAAAGTGGCAGTCTAGAGCTATAGaagataaagaaaatgttatgcAAGTGAAGAAACGTATACAGACAGAATTTATGAACCAAATGGGACTAGTTGTGAATTTCCCAAAAAGTGGAGGATCTG GTACCAGTAATGATGGTAACACTGCCCGACGAGCCTTTGCAAACTATCAATCAACTgccaaaattttgaaagtagatgaaactcttttattttatttttacatcataCTAGTCACTTTATCATCTGGATTTGAAATTGACACTGTCAAATTTAAAGAGTTCTGTATTACTGCTCTTAAACTTTACATATCTAAGTATTCCTGGTATTACATGGCACAATCAGTAcacaaaattttagttcatggcCATGCCATCATTGCTAGACAGTACTTGCCAATTGGACTGATGTCAGAGGAGGCCCAAGAGGCCTGTAACaaggattttaaaaagtttagggAAGATTTCAGTAGAAAGACTTCCAGAATTGACACAAATCGTGACCTAGTTAACAGGCTACTTGTATCTAGTGATCCTGTCATAACATCATTAAGAAAAGgtcataaaaaaaatggtaagagtttaaaaaaataccccAGTGAAGTTTTGGCTTTGCTGAGGGAATCAGCTCCaccttcttctttttctttgtaG